Within the Polymorphobacter megasporae genome, the region GCGCGGGCGGACGGTGTGGCTGATCGGCGAGCACCTCGTCGACTATCTCGCCGAGACCGCGCGCGCCTTCGTCGAACAATGCGGCGTCGCCAAGGTCGTGCTCGTGACGCGGACGGCGGCGGGCGCGGCGGCGATCACGGCACACCTCGCCGACCTGCCGCAGGGGTCGATCGTCAGCCAAATCTGCGACGGCGAGATCGAGGTGTGCCTCGACGACGCGCGGACGGTGTGGGGCGCGCCGACGACGATCGTCTCGACCCCGTTTGCCGGACTGCCCGACTATCTTTTCGAGCTCGGCAATTCATTGCCTCCCGAAGCCTTTTCCGAACTGGTTGAGGGCAATCTGACCCATCACTTCCGCGTCGCGCGCAAGGCGTCGCTGATCGACCACGCCCAGCTCGTCCTCGTCTCTCCCGACGTGCCGATGGAGCAGAAGGGCCCGGCGTTCGCACTCGCCAATTTTTTCAAGACGACGCTCCACGCGTTCACGGCCACCTTGGCCGTGGAGAACGAGCGGCTGGTCCACGACGTGCCGGTCAACCAGATCAACCTCACCCGCCGCGTGCGGTCGGAGGAGCCGCGCAACCTTGAGGAGCATCTCGAGGAGGTCCGGCGCTTCGCCCGCGCGGTGCTGCTCGCGGGGGCTCCGCTGCCCGACGCCGAGGACAGCCGCTACCGAGCGCGAATTTACCGCGGGACCTCGATTACCGTGTGACATTTGGCAGTGGCCAAACGGCAGTAGCTCCGGCATTAACCAAGACAATCATAATCTTGGGGAGTCGCCTGATGTCGCTACGCCATGCTTTGCTTGCTGCCGCCATGCTTGCCGGAGCCGCCGCGCCGGCGATCGCCACGCAGCAGCCCGACAAGATATTTGTCTTCGGCGACAGCCTTGTCGATGCCGGCAACATCTCGTTTCTGACCAACGGGGCGTATGATCCGCCGTCGAAGGGTTACTTCCCGGGTCGCTTCACCAACGGCCCCGACTACACCGACCTGCTGAGCCAGCGGCTTTACGGCAGCCTGTCGAAGCCGTCGCTGCGCGGTGGCACCAATTATGCGTTCGGCGGCGCGCGCATCGTCAACGACGGCGACGCGATTCCCGACCTGGCCTTGCAGGTCGGCGGCTATCTCGCGGCCGCTGGGCATGTTGCCGATCCGAACGCGCTCTACATCATCAATGACGGCGGCAACGACGTCTATGGCATCGAGGCGGGCAACATCGGCGGTTATGCCAACGTCACCGACTACACCAATGCGCTGCTCGACACGCTCGCGGGAAGCATCGCGACGCTGAGCGCGACGGGCGCGACGCACATCCTCGTCACCGGGATCCCGAACGACGACGCGACCGCCTTCGCCCTCGACGCCCTCGTCCAGGCGCGTCTCGACGCGATCGAGCCGGGCTTGACCGGCACGACGCTCGAACGATTCAGCTACAACAGCTTCTTCACGCAGCTTCAGGCCGATCCCAAGAAGTTCGGTGTCGCGCCGTTCACGCACCTCCCGACCGATGGCTGCTTCAACCACCTGTCGCCGCCCGCAACCCAGGACTGCAGCGGGTATTTCTCGGTCGACGGCATCCATCCGATCGCGCCGATCCAAGCGGCGATCTTCCGCGAGGTCGCGCACATCACCGGCATCGGCACCGTTCCCGAGCCCGCGAACTGGGCGCTGATGATCGCCGGCTTCGGGCTGGTCGGCACCGCGCTCCGCCGCCGTCCGGCAACCTCGACGATGGCCGCAGCGTGATCGCCGCCGTCGTTCTCGTCGCCGCTGCGACCGCCGCAGTCACCCTTCCCGGCGGCACCGTCGCGACCGACGTCAAGGTCGGGACCGGCGCGCTCGCGGTGCCGGGCAAGACCGTCACCGTCCATTACACCGGCTGGCTCGACGTCGCCGGCAAGCGCGGCAAGAAGTTCGACTCGTCGCGCGACCACGGCCAGCCGTTCAGCTTCCCCCTCGGCGGCGGGCAGGTCATCCCCGGCTGGGACGCAGGCGTCGCGGGGATGAAGGTCGGCGGCAAGCGCGTCCTCATCATCCCGGCAGCCCAGGGCTACGGCGAGCGCGGCGCGGGCGACGACATCCCGCCGGGGGCGACCCTGATCTTCGACGTCGAGCTGCTCGGAGTCGAATAGCCTTCCGATCCTCCCCGGCTTCGGGGAGGATCAACCCTTCCCGTTCCGCCCCACCCCTGCTAGCCAAGGGCAACGCCGCGACGACGGCGGTCCTCGGGGAGAGACGAATGCCGGAATCCGCACGGATCGCCGATCGCACCGAGCGCGTCGGCGGACCCTATGCCTGGTACGTCCTCATCGTTTTGATGGTCGTCTACGTCTTCAACTTCATCGATCGCTCGATCCTCACCATCCTTGGGCCGTACATCCAGAAAGACCTTGGGCTGAGCGATGGCCAGATCGGGCTGTTGTCGGGGACGGTGTTCGCGCTGTTCTACGGGCTATTCGGCCTCGCGCTCGGGCGGCTGGCGGATACGTGGGTACGGACGTGGACGATTGCGCTCGGCCTGTCGATCTGGTCGGGGATGACCGCGCTGTCGGGCTTCGCGACGAGCTTCGGCGCACTCGCCGCCGCGCGCGTCGGCGTCGGCGTCGGCGAGGCGAGCGCGTCGCCCGCCGCCTATTCGCTGATCGGCGACTGGTTCCCGCGTGAGAAGCGCGCGACCGCGCTGTCGATCTATTCGAGCGGCATTTTCATCGGCGCGGGCCTCAGCTTCGCGATCAGCGGCGTCGTCGTCGCCGGGTGGAACAAGGCGTATGCCGGCGGGGCCGCCCCGCTCGGCCTGTCGGGGTGGCAGGCGGCGTTCCTCATCATCGGCATCCCCGGCCTGCTCCTCGCCGCGCTGGTGATGACGCTGCGCGAGCCGCCACGCGGGCTCGCCGACGGGATCCTGACCAAGGGCCCGCGCGAGCCGCATCCGTTCCTCAAGATGTTCGCCGAACTCGGCACGATCCTGCCGCCGTTCACGCTGTTCACGCTCCGCCGCGACGGGGCGACGGGCCGCGTCGTCGGTGCCAACTTCCTCGCCATCGTCTTCGCCATCGCGGCGGCGATCGTCCTAACGCGCTGGACCGACAGCCTCGTTCCCGCCGCCAAGCTCAAGATCTTGTTTAGCGTCGGCGGCACCGCGATCACCTCGAACGCGGTCCAGTGGGCGGCAATGGCGCTCGGCGTCTACGGCGTCTTCGCTTGGTCGCAGTCGCTCAGCGTGCGCGACAAGCCGCTCTATACGCTCGTCTGGAAGACGCCCACCTTACTGCTGGCCGCGCTTGCGGGGACGCTGATCTCGTTCGGCAGCTATGCGATCGGGGCATGGGTTTACATTTACGCCTTCCGCATGCTCCACGCGACCCCGGCGGCGGCAGGCATCGCGCTCGGCCTCGGCGGCGCGCTCGGCGGGCTGATCGGGACGTCGATGGGCGGAATCGTCGGTGATGCGTGGCGCAAGCGCGATCCCGCAGGCCGGCTCAAGGTGTCGCTGCTCGCCTCGATCGTGCCGCTGCCGATCGTCGCCTACGCCTTTTTCACGACGTCGCTGCCGGTGTTCTACGTCTGCTACGCGCTCTATGGGCTGATCGGGACCTTCTGGCTCGGTGGGATCACGACGACGATGCAGGACCTCGTCCTGCCGCGGATGCGCGGGACGGCGGGAGCGATGTTCTTCATGGGCACGACGCTGCTCGGGCTCGGCAACGGCCCGTACATGGTCGGCCTGATCAGCGACGCGACCGGCGACCTGCGCTTCGCCATCCTATGCTCGCTTGGCGGCGCGCCGATCGTCTGGCTGTGCATCGTACTCGCAATCCGCTGGCTTCCTGCTGCCGAGGCAAGCCGCGTCGAGCGCGCCCGCGCCGCCGGCGAACCGATTTAAAGGACCCAAGACCATGAAGATCGCAGACCTGTTTTCCGTTGCCGGCAAGGTCGTCGTCATCACCGGCGGCAGCCGCGGCATCGGCGAGATGATCGCCCGCGCCTATGTCGAGAACGGTGCCAAGGTCTACATCACCGCGCGCAACGCGGCGGTGTGCGACGGGCTCGCCGCCGAGCTGTCGAAGTCGGGCGAGTGCATCTCGATCCCCGCCGACCTATCGAAGATGGACGAGATCGAGCGCTTCGCCACCGCGCTCGAAGCCCGCGAAAGCAGGATCGACGTGCTGTTCAACAATGCCGGGGCGAGCTGGGGCGCGCCGTTCGATTCGTTCCCCGAAAGCGGCTGGGACAAGATCGTCGACCTGAACGTCAAGTCGCTGTTCTTCCTCACCCAACGCCTCGTCAAACTGCTTGAAGCCGCCGGGAGCGTCGACGACTTCGCCCGCGTCATCAACATCGGCTCGATCGACGGGATGCACGTCAGCAATATCGAGACGTACAGCTATGCCGCGTCGAAGGCCGCCGTCCTCCATCTGACCAAGATGATGGCGAAGAACCTCGCGAGCCGCCATATCGCCGTGAACGCGATCGCCCCGGGCTATTTCCCGTCGAAGATGACCGCCGCGATCCCCGAGGAGTGGGCCGCTGCCTCGGTCGCGGCGACCCCGATGAAGCGGATCGGCAATCCCACCGACATGGCCGGCGTTGCGCTCTACCTCGGCTCGAAGGCGAGCGGCTTCGTCTGCGGCAGCATCATCGCGGTCGACGGCGGGTACGCGACGACGGTCTGATCGATCGTCCCCGGCTTCGGCGATCATAAGCCCGAAAATCAGGCACATGCCGCCGCGTTAGGCATGATATCGCGCTGAAAAATCGTGCTGCACCCGCGAAATCCCCCGTTCACCGGCTGGCACGGCCTGTGCTAGGCTATGGTAAAGGGTGGACCCGCGCGCGTGAAAAAAATCGAAGCCGTCATCAAGCCGTTCAAGCTCGACGAGGTTAAGGAGGCGCTCCACGAGGTCGGCGTCAGCGGCATCACTGTCACCGAAGCCAAGGGCTTCGGCCGCCAGAAGGGCCACACCGAGCTCTATCGCGGCGCCGAATATGTCGTCGACTTTCTGCCGAAGGTTCGCCTCGAAGTCGTCGTCGATGACGACCAGGCCGACCGCGTCGTCGAAGCGATCGCCAACGCGGCGCGCACCGGGCGCATCGGCGACGGCAAGATCTTCGTCTCGACGATCGACGCCGCCGTTCGCATCCGCACCGGAGAGCGCGACTCCGACGCGATCTAATCTTTCATCCGTCAAACACCACACCTGAGCGAGGGAACACCATGGCCGAAACCGCAGCATCCGTCCTCGACATGATCAAGGAAAAGGAGATCGAGTGGGTCGATCTTCGCTTCACCGACCCCAAGGGCAAGTGGCAGCACCTGACGATGGTCGCGGGCGTCGTCGACGAGGACATGCTGTCGGACGGCTTCATGTTCGACGGCTCGTCGATCGACGGCTGGAAGGCGATCAACGAGTCGGACATGATACTCATGCCCGACCTCGACGCGACGTACATCGACCCGTTCTCCGCCACCCCGATGCTCATCCTGATCTGTGACATCGTCGAGCCGTCGACCGGCCAGCTGTACGGCCGCGACCCGCGCTCGACCGCCAAGCGCGGCGAGGCGTATCTCAAGTCGACCGGCATCGGGGACACGATCTATATCGGGCCGGAAGCCGAATTCTTCGTCTTCGACGACGTCCGCTGGAAGCTCGGCTACAACGTCGGCAGCTACGAGCTCGACGACATCGAACTGCCGACCAACACCGGCACCAAGTATGACGAAGGCAACATGGGCCACCGCCCGCGCGTCAAGGGCGGCTATTTCCCCGTCGCGCCGGTCGACAGCGCGGTCGACCTTCGCGCCGAGATGGTCTCGACGATGCTCGAAATGGGCCTGCCGTGCGACAAGCACCACCACGAGGTCGCCGCCGCGCAGCATGAACTCGGCCTGACCTTCGGCACGCTGACGACGACCGCCGACCGGATGCAGGTGTACAAGTACGTCGTCCACCAGGTCGCGCACGCCTACGGCAAGACCGCGACGTTCATGCCGAAGCCGATCAAGGACGACAACGGCAGCGGCATGCACACCCACCTGTCGATCTGGAACGGCAAGACCCCGTTGTTCGCCGGCGACGGTTACGCCGGCCTGTCGGAGATGGCGCTGTACTTCATCGGTGGCATCATCAAGCACGCCAAGGCTTGCAACGCTTTCACCAACCCATCGACCAACAGCTACAAGCGGCTGGTCCCGGGCTTCGAAGCGCCGGTGCTGCTCGCTTACTCGAGCCGCAACCGCTCGGCGTCGTGCCGCATTCCGTACGGCACCGGCGGCAAGTCAAAGCGCGTCGAAGTCCGCTTCCCCGACGCAATGGCGAACCCGTACCTCTGCTACACCGCGCTGCTGATGGCGGGCCTCGACGGCATCGAGAACAAGATCCACCCCGGCCAGCCGATGGACAAGAACCTGTACGACCTGCCGCCGCGTGAACTGAAAAAGGTCCCGACGGTGTGCGCGTCGCTGCGTGAGGCGTTGGGGGCTTTGGATCGCTCGCGCGCGATCTTCACCAAGGGCGGGGTGTTCACCGATGACCAGATCGATTCGTATATCGAGCTGAAGATGCAGGACGTGATGCGCTGGGAAATGACGCCGAGCGCGGTCGAGTTCGATATGTATTACAGCTCGTAAGCGGCCTGCGATAAGCGTGGGATTGCCCTTTGCAATCCCGCGCTTATCGCGGACTCGCGTCGAGCCCGGCCGGCGGGGCGGCGGAGCTTCTCCGCCGAACCCGTCCGACGACAGCGGCGGCTTTGCCGACCGCTAGCTTAGCGCTATGTTCCGAGCATGAAGAATGGACAAAGAAGATTTGTCGACCTACGCGGTGTTGCGCGTGATGTCGGTGACGATATCCGCTATGCTCGACTGCTCACAACCTTAAGAAAAGCAGCGCAGGCACAATCATGTCAAAGCGATCTGTCTCAAGCACTTAGCTGCTGCGACGCATTGAAACAATTGCTCTTAAGCCCACGCAAAAGAGGAACGATCGAGCGGTCGTCAATAGAAAGCTCGCTCCTTTTTAATGCGATAACGCTCTACGCTCGCGGCACTTCGACCAGTGGAAAAATGAGCGAACGCGGGCCTATAGATATAAATTCCAAGCTTGATGATAATCAGAGAGATGATCATCAGATATTGTTAAAAATCAGGAATAGAGCGATTGCTCACGTCTATTTAGAAGAGGATGTGGCGGACGCTATCTGGCATCATGAGAATCTTTTTCTAGTCGAGATAGAAGATGGCTGGAAAATAGGTGCTGCGACAAAAAGAGTTCAATTTCACAAGCCCACGCTCGATCGATTATACCGTCAGCTGCCGATTGCTATTGATATTATTTCTGATCTTTGTCGAAAGCATCTGGATCGAGTTACTGTAGTTTTAAGTCAAAACCCGGTGACATCGCAAACTCTGGCCAAAAATCTGATCGATCCGATTGCATTTTTCGGGTCTAGGCAGAACGTGCTCGATGCAGTCGCCGGGCTACCTTTCGGGTTCTCGCGAGGACTGAC harbors:
- a CDS encoding SDR family oxidoreductase; protein product: MKIADLFSVAGKVVVITGGSRGIGEMIARAYVENGAKVYITARNAAVCDGLAAELSKSGECISIPADLSKMDEIERFATALEARESRIDVLFNNAGASWGAPFDSFPESGWDKIVDLNVKSLFFLTQRLVKLLEAAGSVDDFARVINIGSIDGMHVSNIETYSYAASKAAVLHLTKMMAKNLASRHIAVNAIAPGYFPSKMTAAIPEEWAAASVAATPMKRIGNPTDMAGVALYLGSKASGFVCGSIIAVDGGYATTV
- a CDS encoding MFS transporter; this encodes MPESARIADRTERVGGPYAWYVLIVLMVVYVFNFIDRSILTILGPYIQKDLGLSDGQIGLLSGTVFALFYGLFGLALGRLADTWVRTWTIALGLSIWSGMTALSGFATSFGALAAARVGVGVGEASASPAAYSLIGDWFPREKRATALSIYSSGIFIGAGLSFAISGVVVAGWNKAYAGGAAPLGLSGWQAAFLIIGIPGLLLAALVMTLREPPRGLADGILTKGPREPHPFLKMFAELGTILPPFTLFTLRRDGATGRVVGANFLAIVFAIAAAIVLTRWTDSLVPAAKLKILFSVGGTAITSNAVQWAAMALGVYGVFAWSQSLSVRDKPLYTLVWKTPTLLLAALAGTLISFGSYAIGAWVYIYAFRMLHATPAAAGIALGLGGALGGLIGTSMGGIVGDAWRKRDPAGRLKVSLLASIVPLPIVAYAFFTTSLPVFYVCYALYGLIGTFWLGGITTTMQDLVLPRMRGTAGAMFFMGTTLLGLGNGPYMVGLISDATGDLRFAILCSLGGAPIVWLCIVLAIRWLPAAEASRVERARAAGEPI
- a CDS encoding FKBP-type peptidyl-prolyl cis-trans isomerase; this encodes MIAAVVLVAAATAAVTLPGGTVATDVKVGTGALAVPGKTVTVHYTGWLDVAGKRGKKFDSSRDHGQPFSFPLGGGQVIPGWDAGVAGMKVGGKRVLIIPAAQGYGERGAGDDIPPGATLIFDVELLGVE
- a CDS encoding P-II family nitrogen regulator, with the translated sequence MKKIEAVIKPFKLDEVKEALHEVGVSGITVTEAKGFGRQKGHTELYRGAEYVVDFLPKVRLEVVVDDDQADRVVEAIANAARTGRIGDGKIFVSTIDAAVRIRTGERDSDAI
- the glnA gene encoding type I glutamate--ammonia ligase, which produces MAETAASVLDMIKEKEIEWVDLRFTDPKGKWQHLTMVAGVVDEDMLSDGFMFDGSSIDGWKAINESDMILMPDLDATYIDPFSATPMLILICDIVEPSTGQLYGRDPRSTAKRGEAYLKSTGIGDTIYIGPEAEFFVFDDVRWKLGYNVGSYELDDIELPTNTGTKYDEGNMGHRPRVKGGYFPVAPVDSAVDLRAEMVSTMLEMGLPCDKHHHEVAAAQHELGLTFGTLTTTADRMQVYKYVVHQVAHAYGKTATFMPKPIKDDNGSGMHTHLSIWNGKTPLFAGDGYAGLSEMALYFIGGIIKHAKACNAFTNPSTNSYKRLVPGFEAPVLLAYSSRNRSASCRIPYGTGGKSKRVEVRFPDAMANPYLCYTALLMAGLDGIENKIHPGQPMDKNLYDLPPRELKKVPTVCASLREALGALDRSRAIFTKGGVFTDDQIDSYIELKMQDVMRWEMTPSAVEFDMYYSS